The Malus domestica chromosome 13, GDT2T_hap1 genome includes a window with the following:
- the LOC103452995 gene encoding uncharacterized protein, translated as MGTIAGIILTTTPLTRPRGLVGNFPNLHCPSLKFSQFRTTPHTAMAAAPFHVSAAASSPSSAIGEEKGVTSSGKVGADDLLIVGPGVLGRLVAQKWREEHPGCEIYGQTVTVDHHEELSEEGINPCLKGTKMTHKFPYVIFCAPPSRTSDYPGDVRMAALNWNGEGSFLFTSSSAPYDCNDNGPCDEDTPVVPIGRSPRTDVLLKAEEVVLEFGGVVLRLAGLYKSDRGAHVYWLKKGIVEARPDHFLNLIHYEDAASLSVVILKKRIRNQIFLGCDNHPLSRQEVMDLVAKSGKFSNTFEAFTGTSDPLGKRLNNSKTRQEIGWEPKYPSFAHFLESI; from the exons ATGGGCACCATTGCTGGCATTATCCTCACAACAACTCCGTTGACAAGACCTCGAGGACTCGTCGGGAATTTCCCGAATCTTCACTGCCCTTCCCTCAAATTTTCCCAATTCAGAACCACCCCCCACACAGCCATGGCGGCCGCGCCTTTCCATGTCTCCGCCGCCGCATCGTCGCCGTCATCCGCCATTG GTGAAGAGAAGGGGGTAACTTCTTCTGGGAAGGTGGGAGCCGATGACCTGCTGATTGTGGGGCCGGGAGTTCTTGGGCGCTTGGTGGCACAAAAATGGCGGGAG GAGCATCCTGGGTGTGAAATATATGGGCAAACAGTGACCGTTGATCACCACGAGGAGCTGAGTGAGGAGGGTATTAATCCATGTTTGAAGGGGACTAAAATGACCCACAAGTTTCCTTATGTCATCTTTTGTGCGCCACCATCGAGAACCTCAGACTACCCTGGTGATGTTAG AATGGCTGCATTGAACTGGAACGGTGAAGGTTCTTTTCTGTTTACATCAAGCTCTGCACCTTATGATTGCAACGACAATGGTCCATGTGACGAG GACACTCCAGTAGTGCCAATAGGGAGGAGCCCCAGGACCGATGTCCTACTTAAAGCAGAAGAAGTTGTGCTGGAGTTTGGCGGTGTTGTTCTTAGATTGGCGGGGCTTTAC AAATCAGATAGAGGTGCACATGTTTATTGGTTAAAGAAGGGGATCGTAGAAGCTCGTCCAGATCATTTCCTGAATCTTATACATTATGAG GATGCAGCTTCCCTCTCTGTTGTAATCTTGAAGAAGAGAATACGTAACCAGATCTTCTTGGGTTGTGACAATCATCCATTGTCCAG GCAAGAAGTGATGGACTTGGTTGCTAAAAGTGGGAAATTCTCGAACACGTTTGAGGCCTTTACGG GAACCAGTGATCCCTTGGGTAAGAGATTAAACAACTCAAAAACTCGTCAGGAAATAGGGTGGGAGCCAAAGTACCCCAGTTTCGCACACTTCCTCGAGAGCATCTGA